The Megalopta genalis isolate 19385.01 unplaced genomic scaffold, iyMegGena1_principal scaffold0100, whole genome shotgun sequence genome window below encodes:
- the LOC117217396 gene encoding uncharacterized protein LOC117217396: MGNRKNRRNSSKKSPKKNTVEFYKERAAVIPECRDKSEALVEYGEQDEPIWKPPAEVPLWYSLYTRYARFLLCETQCQKGISFNEALENSASGMADQYFSDCLHQNRYKPLTALAHMKKHGPPQTLTAKWSTNDRELFAAGYAEHGKDFASLRKKYLPEKTRELFAAGYVVHGKDFASLRKQYLPEKTRELFAAGYVVHGKDFASLRKQYLPEKTRGEIIIHYYKWKRTAEGKELNRQRVLTENRKLKRKRTVEPIPEFPASTRRFTRSAAAEQRAAIAAAQDAVDGGASTSAKEV, from the exons ATGGGTAACAGGAAGAACCGGAGGAATTCGTCGAAAAAGTCGCCGAAAAAG aacACGGTGGAATTTTATAAAGAAAGGGCAGCAGTTATACCTGAGTGCCGGGATAAGAGTGAGGCCCTCGTAGAATACGGCGAGCAGGACGAACCGATCTGGAAACCACCCGCCGAAGTACCCCTCTGGTACTCATTGTACACTCGGTACGCAAGATTTCTGCTGTGCGAAACGCAGTGCCAGAAGGGTATCAGTTTTAACGAGGCACTGGAAAACTCTGCATCCGGTATGGCGGACCAATACTTCAGTGACTGCCTGCACCAAAATCGGTACAAGCCGCTTACGGCATTGGCTCATATGAAAAAACATGGGCCTCCGCAGACGCTGACGGCGAAATGGTCCACAAATGACAGG GAGCTGTTCGCTGCAGGTTATGCAGAACACGGCAAGGATTTTGCCTCTTTGAGGAAAAAATATTTGCCGGAAAAGACCAGG GAGCTGTTCGCTGCAGGTTATGTAGTACACGGCAAGGATTTTGCCTCTTTAAGAAAACAATATTTGCCGGAGAAGACCAGG GAGCTGTTCGCTGCAGGTTATGTAGTACACGGCAAGGATTTTGCCTCTTTAAGAAAACAATATTTGCCGGAGAAGACCAGG GGAGAAATCATCATCCATTATTATAAGTGGAAGAGGACTGCGGAGGGGAAAGAGCTCAACCGTCAGCGTGTTCTCACGGAGAACCGAAAACTTAAACGCAAGAGGACGGTTGAGCCAATCCCCGAGTTTCCAGCGTCGACAAGACGTTTTACGCGTAGCGCCGCCGCTGAACAGAGAGCGGCCATTGCGGCGGCGCAGGACGCTGTCGACGGTGGCGCTTCCACTTCCGCAAAGGAAGTGTGA
- the LOC143262222 gene encoding uncharacterized protein LOC143262222 → MGNRKNRRNSSKKSPKKNTVEFYKERAAVIPECRDKSEALVEYGEQDEPIWKPPAEVPLWYSLYTRYARFLLCETQCQKGISFNEALENSASGMADQYFSDCLHQNRYKPLTALAHMKKHGPPQTLTAKWSTNDRELFAAGYAEHGKDFASLRKKYLPEKTRELFAAGYVVHGKDFASLRKQYLPEKTRGEIIIHYYKWKRTAEGKELNRQRVLTENRKLKRKRTVEPIPEFPASTRRFTRSAAAEQRAAIAAAQDAVDGGASTSAKEV, encoded by the exons ATGGGTAACAGGAAGAACCGGAGGAATTCGTCGAAAAAGTCGCCGAAAAAG aacACGGTGGAATTTTATAAAGAAAGGGCAGCAGTTATACCTGAGTGCCGGGATAAGAGTGAGGCCCTCGTAGAATACGGCGAGCAGGACGAACCGATCTGGAAACCACCCGCCGAAGTACCCCTCTGGTACTCATTGTACACTCGGTACGCAAGATTTCTGCTGTGCGAAACGCAGTGCCAGAAGGGTATCAGTTTTAACGAGGCACTGGAAAACTCTGCATCCGGTATGGCGGACCAATACTTCAGTGACTGCCTGCACCAAAATCGGTACAAGCCGCTTACGGCATTGGCTCATATGAAAAAACATGGGCCTCCGCAGACGCTGACGGCGAAATGGTCCACAAATGACAGG GAGCTGTTCGCTGCAGGTTATGCAGAACACGGCAAGGATTTTGCCTCTTTGAGGAAAAAATATTTGCCGGAAAAGACCAGG GAGCTGTTCGCTGCAGGTTATGTAGTACACGGCAAGGATTTTGCCTCTTTAAGAAAACAATATTTGCCGGAGAAGACCAGG GGAGAAATCATCATCCATTATTATAAGTGGAAGAGGACTGCGGAGGGGAAAGAGCTCAACCGTCAGCGTGTTCTCACGGAGAACCGAAAACTTAAACGCAAGAGGACGGTTGAGCCAATCCCCGAGTTTCCAGCGTCGACAAGACGTTTTACGCGTAGCGCCGCCGCTGAACAGAGAGCGGCCATTGCGGCGGCGCAGGACGCTGTCGACGGTGGCGCTTCCACTTCCGCAAAGGAAGTGTGA